Within Oceanicoccus sp. KOV_DT_Chl, the genomic segment AAGCCCTATTCCTGACGGATAATGCCGTTGCCAAGGTCAAGAGCCTGGTTGACGCGGAGGCAAATGATGCATTAAAACTACGGGTGTTTGTCACCGGTGGTGGTTGTTCGGGGTTTTCGTATGGTTTTACCTTCGATGAAATTGTAGCTGAAGATGATACCTGCGTTGAAAAAGAGGGTTACTGCTTTGTTAGACCCGATGAGCTATCAATATTTAGTCGGAGCGGAAGTGGATTATCAAGAGGGTTTGGAAGGTTCCCGTTTCGTGGTCAATAATCCCAACGCTGAAACTACCTGTGGTTGTGGAGCGTCATTCTCCATTTGAGCCATAATAAAAATAGAAGGATTGGGAATGGCTACGCGGCTTGTTGTTTGTTGTATGTTGTTATTCTCCATCGCTGCGAAGGGGCAAAATTTCTCTGCGCAGCTGATTCCCATTCAGGAAAACTCTCCTCGTTATATTTCCCATCTTGAAGTGCATACGGCTGCAGAATTAAATCAGCTGTTGTTACGCGCAGAAAAATTATTTGATTCCGGTGAGTTTATGGCGGGAGTTGATACACCGGTGGCTTTTGTTCTGCATGGGCCAGAGGTGCTGTCTTTATTAAAAGTGAATTATGCCGCGCATAAGTCCTTGGTGGATCTGGCCGCGCGGCTAAGTGCATTCAGGGTGGTAGATATTAAAGTTTGCCGCACTTGGATGGGGGTTCATAATGTGGATGATAGTCAATTGCCACCGTTTATTTCTACGGTACCGTTTGGTCCAGATGAAACAACGCGATTAATGGAAAAAGAAAAGTATGTTTATTTTTAATGCTGCGGTGGGTTAGAAATAAATTGCACCTAGAATAGTGTGCCGTGTTGCGCCGGTTACCGTTGGTTCATTGTTGTTAATCCCTGCGAGTGTTTGTTTGGCTAGCCAGGCAAAACCGCAAGCCTCAACCCATTTGGGCGCGATGCCGAGGCTTTGTGTATTCGCGATAATTCTGGGGTGTAATCGGGCTTCCAG encodes:
- a CDS encoding DsrE family protein, whose translation is MATRLVVCCMLLFSIAAKGQNFSAQLIPIQENSPRYISHLEVHTAAELNQLLLRAEKLFDSGEFMAGVDTPVAFVLHGPEVLSLLKVNYAAHKSLVDLAARLSAFRVVDIKVCRTWMGVHNVDDSQLPPFISTVPFGPDETTRLMEKEKYVYF